One genomic region from Rhizomicrobium palustre encodes:
- a CDS encoding right-handed parallel beta-helix repeat-containing protein, with protein sequence MRFLPNSQIHRRRFLEGGAAALVAARISSEPSLAAQSREMRLPDGKGFPRWEQKLHFTKTYYVDNTSPAADDHGPGDQARPFRSIAKAAEVLQPGERVVIAAGIYRECLRPARGGTGPDAMISYEAAPGAQVILKGSDVLRDGWTEEKVSFAFRFPGAANAPGPEVTVWRHALSGALFPDGYNPFALPSIMGQWEWLDPKTTDMGPYLRRRGLVFADGKPLEPMEQLRELAMPSLPPVPDFTKAPEPQNGLPARRRGGPLMQEIGGVPEARFWTDYAGTALYVRLASGTPAEHHIEITTRQNTLLPQKSGLGFIRVKGLTFQHAGNAYPYPQFGMISFAGGDHWIFEDNTIEWANGMGLSIGFDGNSAGTAKAGASHILRRNTIRFCGVEGIGGMGTTDTLIEDNLIEWCGFADAERGWEAAGAKFHRARNMLFRRNVVRHIRHGNAAWWDFGNTNCRITSNIFADVVTVSAALHMEMNREPNTIDNNIIWDVRNAEPGTPGQRGCAGSGIFDNASDNLLITQNLIGRCENAGIFAISRPDRKNSGTGVGNSVTNNIFADCGRAGIVFLAPENKAEGNLYSGLPPQFQGFGEGAALRFLDWNAWRGRGWDKTSVMADLTIRFDSENLTLSIAAKQSLPLMPVSGAIGPDLLGNATVAKRPPGPIADLGRKRQWHIDPRQR encoded by the coding sequence ATGCGGTTCCTACCAAACAGCCAGATCCATCGCCGCCGCTTTCTGGAGGGCGGGGCAGCGGCCTTGGTTGCGGCCCGCATTTCCTCAGAGCCAAGTTTGGCGGCTCAATCGCGCGAGATGCGCCTCCCCGACGGCAAGGGTTTTCCCCGCTGGGAACAGAAGCTGCATTTCACCAAAACCTATTACGTCGACAACACCTCGCCCGCCGCCGACGATCATGGCCCTGGCGATCAGGCGCGCCCGTTTCGCAGCATCGCCAAGGCGGCCGAGGTGCTGCAACCGGGCGAGCGGGTGGTGATCGCGGCGGGGATTTACCGCGAATGCCTCCGCCCTGCGCGCGGCGGCACGGGGCCTGATGCGATGATCTCTTACGAAGCCGCGCCCGGCGCGCAGGTCATCCTCAAAGGCTCCGATGTGCTGCGGGATGGCTGGACGGAGGAGAAAGTCTCCTTCGCCTTTCGCTTCCCGGGCGCTGCGAACGCGCCAGGGCCAGAGGTTACCGTGTGGCGGCATGCGCTTTCGGGCGCGCTCTTTCCTGATGGCTATAACCCCTTCGCTTTGCCCTCAATCATGGGGCAATGGGAATGGCTTGATCCCAAAACCACCGATATGGGGCCCTATCTGCGCCGCAGGGGCCTTGTCTTCGCCGATGGCAAACCCTTGGAGCCGATGGAGCAGCTGCGCGAGCTCGCAATGCCCAGCCTGCCGCCGGTGCCTGATTTCACGAAGGCCCCTGAGCCGCAAAACGGATTACCCGCGCGGCGGCGCGGCGGACCTTTGATGCAGGAAATCGGCGGGGTGCCCGAGGCGCGCTTCTGGACCGATTACGCCGGCACGGCGCTTTATGTGCGTCTCGCCTCCGGCACGCCCGCCGAGCACCACATTGAAATCACCACGCGTCAGAACACGCTTCTGCCGCAAAAAAGCGGCTTGGGGTTTATCCGCGTCAAGGGGCTCACCTTTCAACATGCCGGGAACGCCTATCCCTATCCGCAATTCGGAATGATCTCTTTTGCCGGCGGCGATCACTGGATTTTCGAAGACAACACGATCGAATGGGCCAATGGTATGGGGCTTTCCATTGGCTTTGACGGCAATAGCGCGGGTACGGCAAAAGCCGGGGCGTCTCACATCCTGCGCCGTAACACCATCCGCTTTTGCGGCGTGGAGGGCATCGGCGGTATGGGCACAACCGACACCTTGATCGAGGATAATCTCATCGAATGGTGCGGCTTTGCCGATGCCGAGCGCGGCTGGGAAGCGGCAGGCGCCAAATTCCACCGTGCACGGAACATGCTCTTCCGCCGCAATGTGGTGCGCCATATCCGCCATGGCAATGCCGCCTGGTGGGATTTCGGTAATACCAATTGCCGGATCACGAGCAATATCTTCGCCGATGTCGTCACGGTTTCGGCGGCGCTGCATATGGAGATGAACCGCGAACCCAACACCATCGACAACAATATCATCTGGGATGTGCGAAATGCCGAGCCAGGCACGCCTGGGCAGCGCGGATGTGCAGGCTCCGGGATTTTCGACAACGCCAGCGACAATCTTCTCATCACGCAAAATCTGATCGGGCGCTGCGAGAATGCGGGCATTTTCGCCATCAGCCGTCCCGACCGCAAAAACAGCGGCACCGGCGTGGGCAACAGCGTCACGAACAACATCTTCGCTGATTGCGGCCGCGCAGGGATTGTCTTTCTCGCGCCCGAGAACAAGGCCGAGGGCAATCTCTATTCCGGCTTGCCGCCTCAGTTCCAGGGCTTTGGCGAAGGCGCCGCGCTGCGTTTTCTTGATTGGAACGCCTGGCGCGGCCGCGGTTGGGACAAGACTTCTGTGATGGCTGATCTCACCATCCGTTTTGATAGTGAAAATCTGACTCTCTCGATCGCAGCGAAACAATCTCTGCCGCTTATGCCTGTGTCAGGCGCGATTGGCCCCGACCTACTCGGCAACGCCACCGTCGCCAAACGCCCACCAGGCCCGATTGCCGATCTCGGCCGCAAACGCCAGTGGCATATCGATCCACGTCAGCGCTGA
- a CDS encoding CHASE2 domain-containing protein, which yields MLFRDRRLAVWVSPLVTLLLTLIILGADVGDMASRLRGSLFDSFMRLSPRLYEDTAVKGHPVRVLDVDPAAAGQFGAWPWPHAALAGVVDSLKRHGASVVVLVGRVDRPDPLSPRNLLAMVPPGPNYDPARQALSQLPSPDTALVTALSGVKSVTGLALGGSVTPVKVKAEIGWAGGRSAVLSLKDQLGAEGSLPEIETASAGLGGLKLIADPDGQVRRMPLVFRANGKAVPSLEAEVLRLIEDKPQLMLKADDGDSGLFGGAPGVMALETAGATLPTAADGSIWLRYSGANAARMLSASALLADRLPPDAVKDAIVYIGDPTETVTTPGGPRKVAEVHAEALENLLLGTVSRRPAAAAQGELAVLLLLGLGLIFVIGRLGVTAGAGVLVVLTAATGYGAYRIYASEHVLFDALGMNLALWLVWISAAAARGFEMWRTKRALKRAFTDVLPKRVINIIARQPEPMKMEGETRTVTYLSCGVRGFSELASSFRGDPAAFTKLIQRVLDPLMAQALEHEGAIAKLTPDGFAAFWNAPLDDPEHAVHACEAAMGMMEAIAQTNEIIIHERRIDGVALDPVEIGVGISSGPAIAGGFDVHGRKVYSVNGDCAVMASRIQALSSSYGPAVIVSEETRKLAERGFAFLEVDYIALEYQEDPVKLYAMLGNPVMRASPKFRALATFHDHIFQSLRDQQWHKARELIAQCRKLSGASQKLYDLHLSRIAYFKEHPPGPDWDGAFRQILQ from the coding sequence ATGCTTTTTCGTGACAGAAGACTGGCTGTTTGGGTCTCGCCGCTGGTCACCTTGCTCCTTACCCTGATCATTCTGGGTGCGGATGTGGGTGACATGGCCTCGCGCCTGCGTGGAAGCCTGTTCGACAGTTTCATGCGGTTAAGCCCCCGCCTCTATGAAGACACCGCCGTCAAAGGTCATCCCGTGCGGGTGCTGGATGTCGATCCGGCGGCAGCGGGGCAATTCGGCGCTTGGCCTTGGCCGCATGCGGCGCTGGCAGGTGTAGTCGACAGTTTGAAGCGCCACGGCGCCTCGGTGGTGGTGCTGGTGGGACGGGTGGACCGCCCCGACCCGCTCTCGCCGCGCAATCTCTTGGCCATGGTGCCTCCCGGCCCGAATTATGATCCGGCGCGCCAGGCCCTCAGCCAGCTCCCCTCACCCGATACCGCCCTGGTCACGGCGCTTTCCGGGGTGAAATCCGTCACTGGCCTTGCTCTTGGCGGCAGCGTTACCCCGGTCAAGGTGAAAGCCGAGATCGGCTGGGCGGGCGGGCGCTCCGCAGTGTTGAGCCTGAAAGATCAGCTTGGCGCGGAAGGTTCCCTGCCTGAGATCGAGACGGCCAGTGCCGGTCTTGGCGGCTTGAAGCTGATCGCCGATCCCGATGGGCAGGTGCGGCGCATGCCGCTGGTGTTCCGCGCGAATGGCAAGGCCGTGCCCTCGCTGGAAGCTGAGGTGCTGCGCCTGATCGAAGACAAGCCGCAACTGATGCTGAAAGCCGATGACGGCGATAGCGGGCTGTTCGGCGGCGCCCCGGGCGTGATGGCGCTTGAAACCGCAGGCGCAACCCTTCCCACCGCCGCCGATGGCTCCATCTGGCTGCGCTATAGCGGGGCCAATGCGGCGCGGATGCTTTCGGCCTCTGCCCTTCTTGCGGATCGTCTGCCGCCGGACGCGGTGAAAGACGCCATCGTTTACATCGGCGATCCCACGGAAACGGTGACGACACCCGGTGGCCCGCGCAAAGTGGCGGAGGTGCATGCCGAAGCCCTGGAAAACCTGCTTCTGGGCACAGTGTCGCGCCGCCCCGCCGCTGCGGCGCAAGGCGAGCTGGCGGTGCTGCTGCTCCTCGGGCTGGGACTTATCTTCGTCATAGGGCGGCTGGGGGTCACGGCTGGAGCGGGCGTTCTGGTGGTGCTGACGGCGGCAACGGGCTATGGCGCTTATCGCATCTATGCCAGCGAGCATGTGCTGTTCGATGCGCTGGGCATGAACCTCGCTTTGTGGCTGGTCTGGATCAGCGCCGCGGCAGCTCGCGGTTTCGAGATGTGGCGGACCAAAAGAGCGCTCAAGCGCGCCTTCACCGATGTGCTGCCCAAGCGGGTGATCAACATCATCGCGCGCCAGCCCGAGCCCATGAAAATGGAAGGTGAGACCCGCACCGTCACCTATCTTTCCTGCGGCGTGCGTGGCTTTTCCGAGCTTGCCTCCTCTTTCCGGGGCGATCCGGCGGCTTTCACCAAGCTGATCCAACGCGTGCTCGATCCCTTGATGGCCCAGGCGCTGGAGCATGAAGGCGCCATCGCCAAGCTGACCCCCGATGGCTTTGCCGCCTTCTGGAATGCACCTTTGGACGATCCCGAACATGCCGTGCATGCCTGCGAGGCGGCGATGGGCATGATGGAAGCCATCGCCCAAACCAATGAGATCATCATCCATGAGCGGCGCATCGATGGCGTCGCGCTGGATCCGGTGGAAATCGGCGTCGGCATCTCGAGCGGCCCGGCGATCGCGGGCGGCTTCGATGTGCATGGCCGCAAGGTCTATTCGGTGAACGGCGATTGCGCCGTGATGGCGAGCCGCATCCAGGCGCTGTCGTCGAGCTATGGCCCGGCGGTGATCGTCAGCGAAGAGACGCGCAAACTTGCCGAGCGCGGTTTCGCTTTCCTGGAAGTCGATTATATCGCGCTGGAGTATCAGGAAGACCCGGTGAAGCTCTACGCCATGCTGGGCAACCCGGTGATGCGGGCAAGCCCGAAATTCCGCGCGCTGGCTACCTTCCACGACCACATCTTCCAATCCTTGCGCGATCAGCAATGGCATAAGGCGCGCGAGCTGATCGCCCAGTGCAGGAAGCTCTCCGGCGCCAGCCAGAAGCTCTATGACCTGCACCTAAGCCGCATCGCCTATTTCAAGGAACACCCGCCCGGCCCCGATTGGGACGGCGCCTTCCGCCAGATTCTGCAATAA
- a CDS encoding metal ABC transporter permease — MTTSFLFDGFLWRAALGAGLLAAASGPVGCFILWRRMAYVGESVAHMGLLGAAVGLLIGVNALWGTAALAVIAALVMSRASDRTIPAGTFVGIIGHMGLALGFIVLSLMETVRADLLGYLFGDVLALTEKDIFGIAAAGIAVLLAMAVLWKPLLRSAVGGAIAAAEGKSSPLTQTAFLILTALLVAFGLKVVGALLIVALLLIPPAAARPLARTPEAMALWATAIGAVSAPLGLAAAYAADAPAGPSIVLAAGALFALTHVAAALSRR, encoded by the coding sequence ATGACCACTAGCTTCCTCTTCGATGGATTCTTATGGCGCGCCGCGCTGGGGGCAGGGCTTCTGGCGGCAGCCTCAGGCCCGGTGGGCTGCTTCATCCTGTGGCGGCGTATGGCCTATGTCGGGGAATCGGTTGCCCATATGGGGCTTCTGGGCGCCGCGGTCGGGTTGTTGATCGGGGTCAACGCGCTTTGGGGCACAGCGGCTTTGGCGGTCATCGCCGCCCTGGTCATGTCACGCGCCAGCGACCGCACCATTCCGGCCGGGACCTTTGTCGGCATCATCGGCCATATGGGTCTGGCGCTGGGCTTCATTGTGCTCTCGCTGATGGAAACCGTGCGCGCGGATCTCTTGGGCTATCTCTTTGGCGATGTCTTGGCCCTCACCGAAAAAGACATCTTTGGCATCGCGGCGGCGGGGATCGCTGTCCTGCTCGCCATGGCGGTTCTCTGGAAGCCCCTGCTGCGCAGCGCGGTGGGCGGTGCCATCGCGGCGGCGGAAGGCAAATCGAGCCCCCTCACCCAGACGGCGTTTCTTATTCTCACTGCACTTCTGGTCGCCTTCGGATTGAAAGTTGTCGGCGCGCTTTTGATCGTGGCGCTGCTGCTCATTCCGCCGGCCGCGGCAAGGCCTTTGGCGCGCACGCCGGAAGCCATGGCGCTGTGGGCGACGGCGATTGGCGCGGTCTCGGCCCCGCTTGGACTTGCCGCCGCCTATGCCGCCGATGCGCCCGCCGGTCCCTCCATTGTGCTTGCCGCAGGCGCGCTTTTCGCGTTGACCCATGTGGCGGCTGCCCTATCGCGGCGCTAG
- a CDS encoding metal ABC transporter ATP-binding protein, with product MGDMLIEARNLRLTAGRLVILEDVSLVLHAGEIVTLIGPNGSGKTSLLKALLGLMRVSSGEVIRKPGLSIGYVPQQFAPDLSLPITVNRFLDLFADRAAREKALRRVGIDEATGQRQVSALSGGELARVMLARAIAAKPDLLVLDEPLTGVDVAGEAALYQLIAELRDELQCGILLVSHDLHIVMAKSDRVICLNHHVCCEGDAHSVVQDPAFIELFGARGAFAVYPHHHDHSHDH from the coding sequence ATGGGCGATATGCTGATCGAGGCGAGGAACCTGCGGCTCACCGCTGGGCGTCTCGTTATCCTGGAAGACGTTTCGCTTGTCCTCCATGCGGGCGAGATCGTCACCCTGATCGGGCCGAATGGCTCAGGCAAGACCAGCCTTTTAAAAGCGCTACTGGGTTTGATGCGCGTTTCGAGCGGCGAGGTAATCCGCAAGCCCGGGCTTTCCATCGGCTATGTGCCGCAGCAATTCGCCCCCGACCTGTCGCTGCCCATCACCGTCAACCGCTTCCTGGACCTCTTCGCCGATAGAGCGGCGCGCGAGAAAGCCTTGCGCCGCGTCGGTATCGATGAGGCCACCGGCCAGCGCCAGGTTTCGGCCCTTTCAGGCGGTGAGCTTGCCCGGGTGATGCTGGCGCGGGCCATCGCCGCCAAGCCAGATCTTCTGGTGCTGGATGAGCCTTTGACCGGCGTCGATGTGGCTGGCGAAGCCGCGCTTTATCAGTTGATCGCGGAACTGCGCGACGAGCTTCAATGCGGCATTCTTCTGGTCAGCCATGATCTTCATATCGTGATGGCCAAATCGGATCGCGTGATCTGCCTCAACCACCATGTCTGCTGCGAAGGCGATGCGCATAGCGTGGTGCAGGACCCCGCCTTTATCGAGCTGTTCGGCGCCCGCGGGGCCTTCGCCGTCTATCCACATCACCACGATCATAGCCATGACCACTAG